The Armatimonadota bacterium genomic interval TCCCTTCCGGGAGTGGTTGCGGTTCTCACAGCTCGAGACGTGCCCAGGAACACCCTGTGGACGGACGTGCCCGGCCAGACGACGGAGGTGGGACCCCTGCGGGCCAAGGTGCACGTGTTGGCTGAGGAGCGGGTCCGCTACCAGGGTGAACCTGTCGCCCTGGTAGCTGCGGAGTCAGAAGAACTGGCGGAGGAGGCGCTGCGGGCCATCGAGGTGGAGTACGACCCAGTGCCGGGGGTATTCGACCCCCAAGAGGCACTTTCGCCGGGCGCACCTCTCGTGCACTCGGACAGCAAGAGCAACCTCCTGGCGCGGTGGACCGTCCGGACCGGTGACGTGAGAGGGGCGTTGGCCCGGGCCGACGTGGTGGTCGAAGGGACTTACCGTACCCAGTTCGTGGACCATGCTTACCTGGAGCCGGAGGCGGGAGTGGCCTGGGTGGACTCGGACGGTGTGTTGACCATCCGGGTGGCCACCCAGGTGATCGAGCACTTCCGCGACGTGGCGGATGTCCTGGGCCTGCCGCACAACAAGGTCCGCGTCATCGGCACGTACTTGGGGGGTGGGTTCGGCGGGAAGGAAGACGTCACCGTGGAGGTATTCCTGGGGCTACTGGCGTGGGTGACGCGGCGGCCTGTGAAGATGGTTTGGACGCGGCAGGAGTCCCTGCTGGCGCGGCCCAAACGCCACCCCTTTGTCATGAGGTACCGCACGGGTGCGCTTCGCACGGGCGAGTTGGTCGCGCAGGAAGTAGAGCTGCTGGCGGACGCGGGCGCGTACGCCTTTCTCAGTGCCCTGGTCCTACTCTATGCGTCAACGACGGCATGCGGGCCGTACCGCGTCCCGAACGTGGCTGTGGACGCGCAAGTCGTCTACACCAACAACCCGCCCACCAGCGCCATGCGCGGTTTCGGGGCCATGCAGGTGGTCTTCGCGTACGAGCAGCAGATGGACCGTCTGGCCCGGGAGCTCGGAATGGACCCGGTGGAGCTTCGGGTTCGCAATGGCTTGCGCAAGGGTGACCGCTTACCCATCGGCCAGGTACTGGAGACGCACGTGGCCCTGCCTGAGGTCGCGCGCCGGGCGTGGCAAGCCCTAGGGCCCGCCCAGCCTCCTTCGGGGCCGCACCTGCGGGTAGGACGCGGGCTTGCATGCAACCTGCAGCCCTACGGGCGCATCGTCTGGCTCCATGATTGGGCGAGCGCCTGGGTGGGATTCGAGATGGACGGTAGCGTCCTCATACGCGCAGGGGTGCCGGACGTGGGCGCGGGCCAGGCCTCCTCCCTGTGCCAGATCGCCGGCGAAGTGCTCGGTGTTCCTCTGGATCGCGTCTCCATCCACGTATCCGACAGCGCTCTCACGCCGCTGGCGGGGACGACCACCGCCACGCGGCAGCTTATGATGTCCGGCAACGCGGTACTTCGCGCGGCGACCGAGCTTCGGGAACACGTCTTGCGGGTGGCCGCCCAACTGCTGGAGACGACCCCGGTGGAGTTGCAGCTGGATGGCCACGAGGTGCGTACGCCCGACGGCCGGTGTGTTTCCCTTGTGCGGGTCCTGCGCGAGTGTGCTCGGGTGGGTGTACCCCGCAGCGCTTTCGCAACCTACCATGCGCCAGCGGGCGATCCCATAGATTTGGACAGGGGCGGAGGGAGAGTGTTCCCCGACTTCACGTACGGCGCTCACGCTACAGAGGTGGAGGTAGACACGGAGACCGGGGCAATCCGGGTCCGGCGCTACGTAGCTTGCCACGACGTGGGGCAGGCCATCAACCCTCAGAGCGTCGAGGGGCAGATTCAGGGCGGAGCAGTGATGGGGATCGGATACGCGCTCATGGAAAGGGTGATCCTGGACGCAGGGAACAACCAGACCACGAGCTTCTCCACGTACCTGATTCCTACGAGTATGGACGTCCCTGACGTGATCCCCCTGGTGTTGGAGTCCGGGGAGGGCATGGGACCCTTCGGTGCTCGGGGTATCGGGGAGCCGCCGGTGGGGCCACCTGCGGCGGCTATCGCGAACGCCGTCTACGACGCGGTGGGCGTGCGCGTCACGGAACTACCGATAAGGTCGGAAGCCGTGGCCCGTGCGCTGTACGAACTTGCAGGACACAACGGATGAGAGGAGGGCAGGTGATGCGTAGGTTGCCGTTTGGTTGGCTCGTGGTGATGGTTGTCGCCTTGGGCTTGGCCCGAGGCGCGCCAGGTGCGCCCGCACCCGTTGTGAAGCTGGCGTTTCTCGGCCCGCTGACCGGGCCTAACGCCCCGCAGGGGCTGGGTGCGCGCAACGCCTTTGATCTGGCCATTCGTCAAGCCAACGCTTCGGGCCGGTTCCCGTACCGGATCGAGGGTGTGGTGCTGGATGACGCTTCCGACCCGGCGACCGGACGGGCTGCGGCGTTGCGGGCCGTTTCGGATCCTGCAGTGGTGGCTGCGACGGGCCACTGGAACAGCCCCGTAGCCTTTGCGACCATCGAGGTATTTCACGAGCACCGCACTCCCATCGTGATCTGGGGCGCCATCCACCCGGACATCACGCGCCGGGGCTACCCAGAGGTGACGCGCGTGGCTCCCACCGCGGAACAGGAAACCGCGGTCGGCGCGCGTTGGGTGATCCGTGACCTGCGTCTGCGGCGGTGGGCGGTGGTGCACGACACCACAACATACGGCAACTTTACGCGGGACGCTTTCGTGGGTACCGCGCGGGGTTTGGGTGGGGAGATCCTGAGCACAGACGGCATCAACGTGGGAGACCGGGACTTTAGCGCTCTGCTCACGCGCCTGCGGGGCCTAGGCCCCGACGCCGTCTTCTTCGGCGGAGTCGTCACGGAAGGAGCGCTTCTCCGGGCTCAGATGGTGCGTGCGCGGCTTGCCGCCGCCTTCTTCAGCATTTCAGGGATCTTCGACGACCGATTCATCGACGTGGCGACGGCCCCGTCCGCCGAGGGTACGCTGGCCATCAAACCGGGCGTCCCCCTGGAGGGGATCGCCACAGGTCGGCGGTTCATCGAGGACTACCGGACGGCCGGCTACCGAGAGCCGTACGGTGCGTACGGCCCGTACTCGTATGACGCCACGAACATCCTCTTGGAGGCGGTACGGCAGGTAGGCCCGGATCGGGCGAAGCTGGTGGATGCCGTCCGCAACATACGCCACCGGGGCCTCCTTGGAGAGGTGACCTTCGACCGGGAGGGACAGACCCGCCTGGTGGTTGTGACGCGGTACGTGGTCCAGGACGGCAAGTGGACGGTGTGGGAAGACTCCGAGTACGCGAAGGGTAGGCGCCAGGTGCGCTGATCCCTAGGCTGGGCGCGCTGTGGTGGTAGAGCAGCTGCTGAACGCTATGCTGCTGGCGGGCATGTACTCGCTGGTGGCCGTGGGGTTCACCCTCTTCTTTGGTGTGCTCGATCTGGTGAACTTCGCGCACGGAGAGATGGCCACCCTGGCGGTGTTTGTCTCGCTGGCGCTGCTGGTCTTGACGGCGTGGGGCTCCGGGGAGGCCATCTGGGGTGGAGTCCTAGCGGCGATAGTGCTTGTGGGCTGCGCAGGGGTGCTCGTGGAGCGCCTGGCCCTGCGCCGCTTGCGCGTGGCGCCACCGCTGCTGATGCTGTTGGCTACGGTCGGTGTTTCTATCGTCCTTCGAGAGGCCGTAAGGCTGCTGTACCCGGCCGGATCGAACCCGCAGGTGTTTCCCTCTCTGTTCCCGGGGGGCTCGGTCGCGTTGGGGGGCCTGAGGGTCCCTTACGACGCGGTGACCATCCTCGTGGTGGCCTGGTTGTTGATTGCGATGTGCGATCGATTCATCAACCGCACCCGCATGGGTGCGTGTATCCGTGCGGTGGCACAAGACCGAGAGGCAGCCCTCTTTATGGGCGTGGATCTTGACCGGACCGTTGCGGTCACCTTCTTTGTGGGATCCGCACTGGGTGCGGTTGCCGGCATCCTGAACGGCGCCTTCTACGGCATCGTACGGTACGACATGGGTCTGCTGATGGCGATCAAGGGGTTCTCGGCGGCGGTGGTGGGGGGGCTAGGGAGCTTTTACGGCGCTTTGGTGGGCAGCCTGGTGCTGGCCGGAGTGGAGACCGCCTCAGCGGCATACTTGCCGGGTGGGTCGCAGTTGCGCGACGTTCTCTCCTTCCTCTTAGTGATCGCCTTCCTCGTACTACGACCCACCGGCCTCCTGGGCGAGCGGTCCGTGGAGAAGGTATGAGCGTCCCGATGCCGTCCCGGGTGCTGATGGTGGAAGCTGCCATTGGCGCGTGGGTGTTCGCCTTCCTTCTGGTGGAATCCTGGGCAGGTCTTGCCCTCCTACTCGCTGCGGGCGCGGGGGGCGGCGTGTGGGCGGGTCGATGGACCGCGGGACGAGACGGACGGCCGTTCGGAGCGGTGCGGGAGTGTGCGGGGTGGGCCCTGGGCGGCCTCGCGGTGTGGGTACTTTTGATACCCTTCGTGCTGCGGGGGAGTCCTTACTGGTTGTTTGTCCTCGTGTTGGCCGGAGTCCACGCACTGATGGCCGTGGGACTCAATGTCCAGGTCGGCAGTACCGAAATGGTCAATTTGGGGTTCGCGGGATTCGCGGCGATCGGTGCCTACACCTCCGCGGTGCTGAGCCGGGAGGTGGGGTGGGATCCCTGGTTGGGAACTGTGGCCGGTGCCGTGGTCACCTGCGCGGTGGGGGTGCTCGTGGGACTCCCCGCCGCCCGTACGCGCGGGTACTACTACTCTTTGGTGACCATCGCCTTCGGCATCGTCGTGTACTTGGTGCTCGTGAACTTGACCGCGGTTGGGGGGCCGTCCGGGCTAGGTCGCATTCCGCCGCTGTCCGTGGGTAACCTCTCCCTGCGGGCTCCTGTGTCGGTCGCCGGCCTCTCCCTACCCGCGCAGGCGACGTCTTTCTATCTGACGGCTGTGGTGCTCGCGGCCGCCGCATGGATCGCGCAGCGTTTGCATCGCTCGGAGCTGGGACTTGTGTGGAACGCGCTACGGGAGGACGAAGTAGCCACGCGCTGTCTCGGGGTGGACGTGACTCGGGCGAAGCTGTGGGCCATGGGGTTCGGGACATTCCTAGGTGGGCTCGCGGGAGCCCTTTACGCGCACACCGTGGGTTTCATCGCGCCGGACAACTTTACGTTTCTCCACTCTGTGATGCTTGTGAGCATGGTGATCCTGGGAGGGGCGGATCACGTGGCTGGCGTGGTGGTGGGCGCGGTCCTGCTCACGGTGGTGCCCGAGAAGTTCCGGGCCTTTCAGGACTACCGGCTGCTGCTGTATGGCGCGGTGCTGCTGGGCATGCTCCACGTGAGGCCGCGGGGCCTGCTGCCGAAAGGCACGCGCAGCTACCCCTCGGTCTCCGGATCGCACACCGTGCCGCGCGCGGGGAGGCGGGTTGAGTCCGACACCGTTGCTGTCCGCTGAGGGTTTGCTCATACGGTTCGGCGGGCTCACGGCCCTGGACGGTGTGAGCCTGGAGGTGAACCGAGGGGAAGTCGTGGCGATTATCGGGCCTAACGGATCCGGGAAAACCACCCTTTTCAACGTGGTCATGGGGATCTACCCTCCGCACCGCGGCCGGGTGGCACTGAAGGGAGAGGATGTGACAGGGCTGCCCGCCCACCAAGTGGTGCAGCGTGGGGTGGCTCGTACGTTCCAGGTCAGCCGTCTGTTCTTAGACCTGTCCGTGCTCGACAACGTGATGCTGGGCTGCGTCGGGCCCCTGCGAACGCGGTGGTCGGACCTTTTGATGAGTCCGCGGGTGTCAGAGAGGCGTCTGCGGGAGGTGGCAGAGCGGGCAGCCGCCCTGCTCGAGGAAGTAAGCCCCGACCTCAGGCGCCGGTGTTACCGCGCCGCCCGTGAACTGACGCTGGCCGAACGCCGTCGATTGGAGCTGTGCCGCGCGCTGGCCAGCGACCCGGAACTCCTTCTGCTGGACGAGCCGTCGGCGGGTCTGGACGTGCGGGAGACGCAAGCCCTCATGGACGAGGTGTCGGGTCTGCGCGGCCACCGGCCCAACCTAGGGGTGGCCCTCATCGAGCACGACATGGCCGTGGTTCGCGGTCTGGCGGAGCGGGTGGTGGCGCTGAACTACGGCCGCAAGATTGCAGAGGGGAGCTTCGAAGAGGTGGCGGCGAGCCCGGAGGTCCGGGAGGCGTACCTGGGCGCATGAGTGTGTTGCTGGAGCTGAGGGAAGTGTCTGCGTGGTATGGGGCGGTGCGGGCCCTGCAGGATGTGTCGCTCCGGGTTCACGAAGGTGAGGTCGTGTGCCTGCTAGGAGCCAACGGAGCCGGGAAAACGACCGTCGTACGCTGCGTGGTGGGAGTTCTCCGTCCGCGTAGTGGCCAGGTGTGGCTCGGCGGCCGTCGCGTCGACAGCTCGCCACCGGCGCAAGTGGTCGCGTGGGGCCTGGGTGTGGTGCCTGAGGGGCGCCGCCTGTTCCCTAAGATGACGGTCGAGGAGAACCTGAGAATGGGAGCGTTGCACGTCCGCTCCGAGGAACGTGTCCGGCAGGGGCTGAGCGAGGTGTACGAGTTGTTTCCTGTCCTTCGGGAACGCCGGCAGCAGCTTGCGGGCACGCTGTCCGGGGGAGAGCAGTCCATGGTAGCGATCGGCCGAGGGATCGTGTCTTCACCGCGCCTGCTTTTGCTGGACGAGCCGTCCCTGGGTTTGTCGCCCCGCCTGACGAGGGAGCTGCTGGGAGCAGTCCACCGGGTCGCGCATAAGGGTACGACGGTCTTGCTTGTCGAGCAGAACGCCACCCAGGCGCTCGCAGTGGCCTCCCGAGGTTACGTGCTCGAGAAGGGCAGGGTGGTGGCGGAGGGGACAGCGTCGGAACTCGCAACCAGCCAATCGCTACAGACCGCGTACTTGCGGCTCTCATAAGAAGGAGGAAACGGGCGATGGCATTCGAAATCCGCGAGCGCCTGCTCATCGGGGGCGACTGGGTACCCGGAGGCGATCCAGTCGAGGTTCGGAACAAGTACACGGGGGAGGTTCTCGCAACGCTGCCGACGGCGCGCCGGGAGGACGTGGACGCCGCGGTGGGAGCCGCGAGCATAGCCGCGGAGCGGATGGCGGAGTTGCCTGCGTACCGGCGGGCGGAGGTCCTTGCTCGAGTTGCGTCCGCCTTGCGGGAACGGCGGGAAGAAGTGGCGCGCCTGATCGCTGCGGAGGCAGGCAAGGCGCTCAAGTACGCCCGTGTGGAAGTGGACCGGGCCATCAACACCTTCAACGTGGCGAGCGAGGAGGCCAAGCGCATCCATGGAGAGACCGTCCCCCTCGACGCCGTCCCTCAGGGAGACGGCTACTTTGGGTTTTATATCCGGCGGCCTGTTGGAGTCGTAGCAGCGATCACCCCATTCAACTTCCCTCTGAATCTGGTAGCACACAAAGTGGCGCCGGCGATCGCGGCGGGGAATGCGATCGTGCTCAAGCCTGCGACCACCACACCGCTGACAGCGGTCGTTCTGTGTGAACTGCTCGAGGACGCCGGGCTACCTTCGGGAGGGATCAACCTGGTGCTGGGGCCCGGCGGTTCCGTGGGTGAGTGGCTGGTGAGCGACCAGCGGGTGGCGAAGGTAACGTTTACCGGGAGCACGGACGTGGCACGTCGGATTACGGAGTGCGCGGGGATCAAAAAGGTGACGTTTGAGCTGGGCAATACGTCGCCGGTAATTGTCGCGCCGGACGCTGATCTGGAGGACGTGGCGCGGCGGTGTGCCGTGGGTGCGTACTACAACTCCGGACAGGTGTGCCTTTCTGTGCAGAGGGTGTATGCTCAACGAAAGGAGTACGAACCGTTCCTGGAGCGGTTCGCGGACGCGGCGGAGTCTATGGTCGTCGGGGATCCACTGGACGAACGGGTCGATGTGGGACCGATGATCGACGAACGAGAAGCGGTACGGATTGAGCAGTGGGTCCGCGAGGCGGTGGAGGAGGGAGCGCGGATCGTGGTTGGCGGGCGGCGAGAGGGCCCGGTTTACTGGCCAACTGTCCTGGCGGACGTAGGGCCCGAGATGAAGGTGGTAGCGCAGGAGGCCTTTGCGCCGGTCGCCTCCGTGATTCCCTACGAGGACTTTGAGGAGGCGCTGCGGGCTGCAGACCGAACGCCGTATGGGTTGCAGGCGGCAGTCTTCACAAGGGACCTGGGCCGCGTGTTCCAGGCGATTCGCCGGTTGAATTTCGGCGGGATCGTCATAAACGACGTCCCCACGTTCCGGGTGGATCACATGCCGTACGGTGGGAACCGGCAGAGCGGTGTCGGCCGGGAGGGCGTGCGGTTCGCGATGGAGGAGATGACGAGCATTCAAATGGTCGTGATCCGAACGGGCCTGTAATCCCGTCTCCGGGGCGTTGTCAACGGGTTTTGGGTTTCGGTGAGACAATCTGCCCGTGAGCCACAACCGCCCCCGTCACCTCCCCCATCGGGCGGAGGAAGCTTCGGCGCCCGCACACCGATGCGCATTACGGCTTCGTCCCTCGCCATCACCATCCGCTTGCTCGTCGGGCGCCTTCGACCTGTCGGAACAGTAGACGCCCCCGGGGAGAGGGGGTGTGGCCTAGGGGGAAACCGCGGCCTGAGAGTGCGAAGTCAGGGTAGCGGCTTGCGCACGCTGCGTCAGCGCGTGGAGCGGGTCGGGGAGGCCTCCGGCACAGGGACCCAAGAAG includes:
- a CDS encoding xanthine dehydrogenase family protein molybdopterin-binding subunit; the encoded protein is MSAREVLERVGWRVVGKPVPRHDAWDKVLARTAYAADWEMPGMLVGKVLRSLHPSARIVRLDTERARSLPGVVAVLTARDVPRNTLWTDVPGQTTEVGPLRAKVHVLAEERVRYQGEPVALVAAESEELAEEALRAIEVEYDPVPGVFDPQEALSPGAPLVHSDSKSNLLARWTVRTGDVRGALARADVVVEGTYRTQFVDHAYLEPEAGVAWVDSDGVLTIRVATQVIEHFRDVADVLGLPHNKVRVIGTYLGGGFGGKEDVTVEVFLGLLAWVTRRPVKMVWTRQESLLARPKRHPFVMRYRTGALRTGELVAQEVELLADAGAYAFLSALVLLYASTTACGPYRVPNVAVDAQVVYTNNPPTSAMRGFGAMQVVFAYEQQMDRLARELGMDPVELRVRNGLRKGDRLPIGQVLETHVALPEVARRAWQALGPAQPPSGPHLRVGRGLACNLQPYGRIVWLHDWASAWVGFEMDGSVLIRAGVPDVGAGQASSLCQIAGEVLGVPLDRVSIHVSDSALTPLAGTTTATRQLMMSGNAVLRAATELREHVLRVAAQLLETTPVELQLDGHEVRTPDGRCVSLVRVLRECARVGVPRSAFATYHAPAGDPIDLDRGGGRVFPDFTYGAHATEVEVDTETGAIRVRRYVACHDVGQAINPQSVEGQIQGGAVMGIGYALMERVILDAGNNQTTSFSTYLIPTSMDVPDVIPLVLESGEGMGPFGARGIGEPPVGPPAAAIANAVYDAVGVRVTELPIRSEAVARALYELAGHNG
- a CDS encoding branched-chain amino acid ABC transporter substrate-binding protein, whose protein sequence is MRRLPFGWLVVMVVALGLARGAPGAPAPVVKLAFLGPLTGPNAPQGLGARNAFDLAIRQANASGRFPYRIEGVVLDDASDPATGRAAALRAVSDPAVVAATGHWNSPVAFATIEVFHEHRTPIVIWGAIHPDITRRGYPEVTRVAPTAEQETAVGARWVIRDLRLRRWAVVHDTTTYGNFTRDAFVGTARGLGGEILSTDGINVGDRDFSALLTRLRGLGPDAVFFGGVVTEGALLRAQMVRARLAAAFFSISGIFDDRFIDVATAPSAEGTLAIKPGVPLEGIATGRRFIEDYRTAGYREPYGAYGPYSYDATNILLEAVRQVGPDRAKLVDAVRNIRHRGLLGEVTFDREGQTRLVVVTRYVVQDGKWTVWEDSEYAKGRRQVR
- a CDS encoding branched-chain amino acid ABC transporter permease is translated as MVVEQLLNAMLLAGMYSLVAVGFTLFFGVLDLVNFAHGEMATLAVFVSLALLVLTAWGSGEAIWGGVLAAIVLVGCAGVLVERLALRRLRVAPPLLMLLATVGVSIVLREAVRLLYPAGSNPQVFPSLFPGGSVALGGLRVPYDAVTILVVAWLLIAMCDRFINRTRMGACIRAVAQDREAALFMGVDLDRTVAVTFFVGSALGAVAGILNGAFYGIVRYDMGLLMAIKGFSAAVVGGLGSFYGALVGSLVLAGVETASAAYLPGGSQLRDVLSFLLVIAFLVLRPTGLLGERSVEKV
- a CDS encoding branched-chain amino acid ABC transporter permease, coding for MSVPMPSRVLMVEAAIGAWVFAFLLVESWAGLALLLAAGAGGGVWAGRWTAGRDGRPFGAVRECAGWALGGLAVWVLLIPFVLRGSPYWLFVLVLAGVHALMAVGLNVQVGSTEMVNLGFAGFAAIGAYTSAVLSREVGWDPWLGTVAGAVVTCAVGVLVGLPAARTRGYYYSLVTIAFGIVVYLVLVNLTAVGGPSGLGRIPPLSVGNLSLRAPVSVAGLSLPAQATSFYLTAVVLAAAAWIAQRLHRSELGLVWNALREDEVATRCLGVDVTRAKLWAMGFGTFLGGLAGALYAHTVGFIAPDNFTFLHSVMLVSMVILGGADHVAGVVVGAVLLTVVPEKFRAFQDYRLLLYGAVLLGMLHVRPRGLLPKGTRSYPSVSGSHTVPRAGRRVESDTVAVR
- a CDS encoding ABC transporter ATP-binding protein, with amino-acid sequence MSPTPLLSAEGLLIRFGGLTALDGVSLEVNRGEVVAIIGPNGSGKTTLFNVVMGIYPPHRGRVALKGEDVTGLPAHQVVQRGVARTFQVSRLFLDLSVLDNVMLGCVGPLRTRWSDLLMSPRVSERRLREVAERAAALLEEVSPDLRRRCYRAARELTLAERRRLELCRALASDPELLLLDEPSAGLDVRETQALMDEVSGLRGHRPNLGVALIEHDMAVVRGLAERVVALNYGRKIAEGSFEEVAASPEVREAYLGA
- a CDS encoding ABC transporter ATP-binding protein — translated: MSVLLELREVSAWYGAVRALQDVSLRVHEGEVVCLLGANGAGKTTVVRCVVGVLRPRSGQVWLGGRRVDSSPPAQVVAWGLGVVPEGRRLFPKMTVEENLRMGALHVRSEERVRQGLSEVYELFPVLRERRQQLAGTLSGGEQSMVAIGRGIVSSPRLLLLDEPSLGLSPRLTRELLGAVHRVAHKGTTVLLVEQNATQALAVASRGYVLEKGRVVAEGTASELATSQSLQTAYLRLS
- a CDS encoding aldehyde dehydrogenase family protein, whose protein sequence is MAFEIRERLLIGGDWVPGGDPVEVRNKYTGEVLATLPTARREDVDAAVGAASIAAERMAELPAYRRAEVLARVASALRERREEVARLIAAEAGKALKYARVEVDRAINTFNVASEEAKRIHGETVPLDAVPQGDGYFGFYIRRPVGVVAAITPFNFPLNLVAHKVAPAIAAGNAIVLKPATTTPLTAVVLCELLEDAGLPSGGINLVLGPGGSVGEWLVSDQRVAKVTFTGSTDVARRITECAGIKKVTFELGNTSPVIVAPDADLEDVARRCAVGAYYNSGQVCLSVQRVYAQRKEYEPFLERFADAAESMVVGDPLDERVDVGPMIDEREAVRIEQWVREAVEEGARIVVGGRREGPVYWPTVLADVGPEMKVVAQEAFAPVASVIPYEDFEEALRAADRTPYGLQAAVFTRDLGRVFQAIRRLNFGGIVINDVPTFRVDHMPYGGNRQSGVGREGVRFAMEEMTSIQMVVIRTGL